Proteins encoded in a region of the Candidatus Providencia siddallii genome:
- a CDS encoding peroxiredoxin C → MTLVAREAPDFIAPAVLSNGEIIKNFHLKNHLKNHLAIIFFWPMDFTFVCPSELIAFNNRYEKFKEQEVKIIGISSDSEFVHNAWRKTSINNGGIGKIKFPMIADTKHEIMKSYKIEHPEEGVALRASFLIDKKGIVRHQIINDLAFGRNIDEMLRMVDALQFHEKNGEACPAQWEKGKEGINTTERGIANFLIKNANNL, encoded by the coding sequence ATGACTTTAGTAGCAAGAGAAGCACCGGATTTTATAGCCCCAGCTGTTCTTAGTAATGGTGAAATAATTAAAAATTTTCATTTAAAAAATCATTTAAAAAATCATTTAGCAATAATTTTCTTTTGGCCGATGGATTTTACTTTTGTGTGTCCTTCAGAATTAATTGCATTTAATAATCGTTACGAAAAATTTAAAGAACAAGAAGTAAAAATCATTGGTATTTCTTCTGATTCTGAATTTGTACATAACGCATGGCGTAAAACATCAATAAATAATGGTGGTATTGGAAAAATTAAATTTCCTATGATTGCTGATACTAAACATGAAATTATGAAATCTTATAAAATTGAACATCCAGAAGAAGGAGTTGCTTTACGTGCTTCTTTTCTTATTGATAAAAAAGGAATTGTTCGTCATCAAATAATAAATGATTTAGCATTTGGCCGTAACATTGACGAAATGCTTCGTATGGTTGATGCATTACAATTTCACGAAAAAAATGGAGAAGCTTGTCCTGCTCAATGGGAAAAAGGAAAAGAAGGAATCAATACAACCGAAAGAGGAATAGCAAATTTTTTAATAAAAAATGCAAATAATCTTTAA
- the fbp gene encoding class 1 fructose-bisphosphatase has product MTKFEKFLFEQKFHSKTEYEINELILSIILAAKFIQHKINSPKFKNILKNNDNNINIQGEIQMKLDQYANNKFKHILKFQKNVAGLVSEEEENIIIFDNDRAKKAKYIILIDPLDGSSNIDVNIPIGTIFSIYQRVTPIGFLIDKNDFLQPGNKQIAAGYILYGASTILVFTTGYGVNIYTYDSSLGVFILSQKKIIYPQKDLIYSINESNYFSFSKEIKKYIKYCQKQNKIIENYYISRYVGSLVADFHRNLIKGGIYIYPNTIKYPTGKLRLLYECNPIAFLAEQAEGKASNGTSRILDIIPNKLHQRSQLIVGTKSMVNKVEYFINKL; this is encoded by the coding sequence ATGACAAAATTTGAAAAATTTCTTTTTGAACAAAAATTTCATTCTAAAACAGAATATGAAATAAACGAATTAATATTATCAATAATATTAGCAGCAAAATTTATTCAACACAAAATAAACTCACCTAAATTTAAAAATATATTAAAAAATAATGATAATAATATAAATATTCAAGGTGAAATACAAATGAAATTAGATCAATATGCAAATAATAAATTTAAACATATTTTAAAATTTCAAAAAAATGTTGCAGGGCTCGTATCTGAAGAAGAAGAAAATATCATTATTTTTGATAACGACCGTGCAAAAAAAGCTAAATATATAATTTTAATTGACCCACTTGATGGTTCTTCAAATATAGATGTCAATATTCCAATTGGAACAATTTTTTCTATTTATCAACGCGTCACGCCAATTGGTTTTTTAATAGATAAAAATGATTTTCTTCAACCTGGAAATAAACAAATAGCAGCTGGTTATATACTTTATGGAGCTTCAACTATATTAGTTTTTACAACAGGTTATGGAGTGAACATATATACATATGATTCATCTTTAGGAGTTTTTATTTTATCTCAAAAAAAAATAATATATCCACAAAAAGATTTAATTTATTCTATAAATGAAAGTAACTATTTTAGTTTTTCAAAAGAAATAAAAAAATATATTAAATATTGTCAAAAACAAAATAAAATTATTGAAAATTATTATATTTCACGATATGTTGGGTCTCTTGTTGCGGATTTTCATCGTAATTTAATAAAAGGAGGAATTTATATTTATCCAAATACAATAAAATACCCAACTGGGAAACTTCGTTTATTATATGAATGCAATCCAATCGCATTTTTAGCTGAACAAGCTGAAGGCAAGGCTAGTAATGGTACAAGTCGAATTTTAGATATCATTCCAAATAAATTACATCAACGTTCACAATTAATTGTAGGAACAAAATCAATGGTAAATAAAGTTGAATACTTTATAAATAAACTTTAA
- the ppa gene encoding inorganic diphosphatase has protein sequence MNLDKVQTGKNPPEDIYVIIEISANANPIKYEVDKKSGALFVDRFILTTMFYPCNYGYINKTLSLDGDPLDALVPTPYPIQSGSIIYCRPIGTLEMIDESGEDLKIIAVPHNKLIKEYNLIKDIKDLSKLLKKQLIHFFTHYKELEEKKWVKVKGWGDKNKAKQEIISSIERYKNNLL, from the coding sequence ATGAATTTAGATAAAGTTCAAACAGGAAAAAATCCTCCTGAAGATATTTATGTTATTATAGAAATTTCTGCAAATGCAAATCCTATAAAATACGAAGTAGATAAAAAATCTGGAGCATTATTTGTAGATCGTTTTATATTAACCACAATGTTTTATCCATGTAATTATGGATATATTAACAAAACATTATCTTTAGATGGTGATCCACTTGATGCATTAGTTCCTACTCCATATCCTATACAATCAGGTTCAATAATTTATTGCAGACCGATTGGAACATTAGAAATGATAGATGAATCAGGTGAAGATTTAAAAATAATTGCGGTTCCTCATAATAAATTAATAAAAGAATATAATCTCATAAAAGATATAAAAGATTTATCAAAATTACTTAAAAAACAATTAATTCATTTTTTTACACATTATAAAGAACTAGAAGAAAAAAAATGGGTTAAAGTTAAAGGATGGGGTGATAAAAATAAAGCAAAACAAGAAATAATTTCTTCTATAGAAAGATATAAAAATAATCTTTTATAA